In the Flagellimonas sp. HMM57 genome, one interval contains:
- a CDS encoding PKD domain-containing protein produces the protein MQKKIKYSVSSVIALVFLAVGFQSCYDSTFEEFVPPTGNVNNIQPNTLFTTSTDADDNLTVVFRSYSTDATSYLWDFGDGNTSSEANPNYTYATGGLFKVKLTTTSSDGLIAIDSTEVSPIAVDFDFDTIDSEVIFENLTTGASSLVWDFGDGETLDWNAEDTEEDTDFSPTYIYSSADVFEVTLTATNFLGVEVATSKIIQDLELSTVPDFTFSVSSLTVEFTDDSLLAVSHSWDFGDGNTSEEVNPTHVYAADGTYDVTLTTTNDAGVSKSITKAVPVGGIEATFAAVIQNADFETYPTAQNNNNDLVDAWTVNPDNTFNDGTDTPFDFWRNEDLEAWVSNPANNGGSGTTDKASSSGTDAQSAGGTSGRSLKFDSSGERAYQPFEVETGVEYSISAFVRTEMTPIGDLEGTFYILSDQPSADTELASLALVTQPVTSDAVDGWQQVSFNFTADATFSFPQSRVDENVNDILVSTDQKFVIFYFVPTTTVTSDNEVFLTDIVITTPGF, from the coding sequence ATGCAGAAAAAAATAAAATATTCCGTTAGCAGCGTTATAGCACTGGTGTTTTTGGCTGTAGGCTTTCAATCTTGTTACGATTCAACGTTTGAAGAATTTGTTCCGCCTACAGGTAATGTAAACAACATACAGCCAAATACACTCTTTACAACGAGTACAGATGCTGATGATAACCTGACCGTGGTTTTTAGAAGTTATTCTACAGATGCGACATCTTATTTATGGGATTTTGGTGATGGTAATACTTCGTCAGAAGCAAATCCTAACTATACCTATGCTACAGGTGGTCTATTTAAAGTAAAATTGACAACGACCAGTTCAGATGGTTTAATAGCTATAGATTCTACAGAAGTATCGCCTATTGCTGTTGATTTTGATTTTGATACAATAGATTCGGAAGTCATTTTTGAGAATTTGACCACGGGTGCCAGTTCATTGGTGTGGGATTTTGGAGATGGCGAAACGCTTGATTGGAACGCTGAAGATACCGAAGAAGATACAGACTTTAGTCCAACTTATATCTATTCCTCTGCTGACGTTTTTGAAGTAACACTAACAGCAACTAATTTTCTGGGCGTTGAGGTAGCTACCAGTAAAATTATCCAAGATTTGGAATTGTCCACGGTACCTGATTTTACCTTTTCCGTTTCATCTTTGACTGTTGAGTTTACAGATGATTCACTTTTAGCGGTATCCCACAGTTGGGACTTTGGGGATGGCAATACCTCTGAAGAAGTTAATCCTACCCATGTATACGCTGCCGATGGCACCTATGATGTTACGTTGACTACGACCAATGATGCAGGTGTTTCAAAAAGTATTACCAAAGCAGTTCCTGTAGGGGGTATTGAAGCAACATTTGCTGCGGTTATACAAAATGCTGATTTTGAGACCTATCCCACTGCGCAGAACAATAATAATGACCTTGTAGATGCTTGGACCGTAAATCCAGACAATACCTTTAATGATGGTACTGACACTCCTTTTGATTTCTGGAGAAATGAAGATTTGGAAGCATGGGTTTCCAACCCTGCCAACAATGGAGGTTCTGGAACCACGGATAAAGCAAGTTCATCTGGAACCGATGCACAATCAGCAGGGGGTACTTCGGGTAGATCGCTTAAGTTCGATAGTTCTGGTGAAAGAGCCTACCAACCATTTGAAGTTGAAACTGGTGTAGAATATTCCATTTCTGCTTTTGTAAGAACGGAAATGACTCCAATTGGGGACTTAGAGGGCACATTCTATATTTTATCCGATCAACCAAGTGCAGATACGGAATTGGCTTCTTTGGCACTGGTTACTCAGCCAGTAACTTCTGATGCCGTAGACGGTTGGCAACAAGTTTCCTTCAACTTTACTGCAGATGCCACATTTAGCTTTCCCCAAAGTAGGGTAGATGAAAATGTGAATGACATCTTAGTATCGACAGACCAGAAATTTGTTATTTTCTATTTTGTTCCTACAACTACAGTAACTTCGGATAATGAGGTATTCTTGACAGATATTGTGATAACTACACCAGGATTCTAA